The genomic DNA AAATTTTTTGATTTCCCAGTTGGTTTCCTTTAAAATTTGGTTGGTGTGATTCATGGAATGCTTCCAGAGAGTGTCAGGAAAATACATTTAATTGCACAATCTTTAAACAAttagtaaaatattataaattaacatTATTAATCATTAGTTGCAGGCAATTTTAAAAGTTTTCGTAGAAGCATGTTTTCaattctattatatatatatatatatagaattttaaatcaaattaactcaCTCATAAATTAAGGTTTTTAGGATGATTTACTTGATTAAGATGATctcaatattaaaaaataataattgtatttaaaatattaacctgaaaaagatttttttccccaaaaaatctaattaaaaatatcataatgtttttaaaaaaggGGAACACAATTTTGGCGGGtccttattaaaattatttcgcctttttcttcttttgttcCGTCCAACTGCACGCAAGGACAGGCCAGTGCAGAGAGGTTTTTACTCTATTTCCTCGCTCTCACAAGAGGCAGAGGAAGGGGAAGAGCCAAGAAAACAGGAAGAGAGATGGCTTTTAGGCTGACCTCCTTGAAGGAGCCATTCCTCTGCTTCACTCTCTGGGGCAAAAGGAATGCCGAATTGCGCAGGGTTCCCATGACTTCCACCATCCCCTCCGCCGTCGCCAAGTGAGATTCTTTCATCATCCTGATCTCCTCGTTATCTCGAATGTAGCATCTGATCCTTACTCCTGCCCGTTCTCCATTCCGCTTTCGCTGTGTTGCTTATGAATTAGGATAGCTGCCCTTGTATTGTAGACATTGATGAAACTCAGCTAAGGGTACAGCATTGGCACATCATGGTTGTGTTGTGTACCAGATTATAGTTGGTGCCAAGACATTTGCATGGTCGTCATTCAGTGTTTTCTGTGTAATCCTGCGAGCAGACATTCTATTATTTCTGGCATAATTTAATGAAATACTGCGCAGGCTCGTGATCAAAGAAAAGGAAGATTTGGGAATTTTAACCCTCACCTCTCATCAGACATTCGGTGGTTTTTAACTCAACGTGAATTTAATTTGTTGCCTTTCTTCCAAAAGAATCGATTCTTAgcaatttttcttgatttatcaaACTGCATTTTCCTGATTAACCATGGTGAATATTTTCGTTTCATATGTTCTAAGTTATTTCATTTGTCAGTGGTCAGTACCATTATCAGTGCATCTAAAAAAATGTCTTAATTTAATCTTGTTCATCCATGAAAACTTAATCTATGATGGTTTACATATGATCTCCTGCCAATTATGTACATTTTCTGAGCTTGAGTTGTTCCTCTAGGGTGGAGACGCCCAAAAAACTCTTCACGCCTCGCGCGGTGCATGTCCAGATCACTCATTCCTTGCCTCCTCAGAAGAttgaaatttttaaatcattGGAAGGTTGGGCAGAGGAAAACATATTGGTGCATTTGAAGCCTGTTGAGAAATGTTGGCAGCCACAAGATTTTCTTCCAGATCCTTCATCAGAGGGGTTCAATGAAGAGGTTAAGGAACTGAGAGAGCGGTGTAAGGAGATTCCTGACGACTATTTTGTTTGCTTGGTGGGAGATATGATCACTGAAGAAGCTCTTCCTACATACCAAACAATGCTAAACACCTATGATGGTGTCAGGGATGAGACAGGAGCAAGTCTTACCTCATGGGCTCTCTGGACTAGAGCTTGGACTGCTGAAGAGAACAGGCATGGAGATCTTCTGAACAAGTATCTATACTTGTCTGGAAGGGTAGACATGAAACAAATCGAGAAGACAATTCAGTATCTTATTGGTTCTGGAATGGTAAAATTTTCTTAACTAGCTTTCGATGGTTTTGCATATTCAAACTGTGTTTTGGGATTTGATTGTGCAATTGCATTTGCAGGATCCAAGGACAGAGAACAATCCATATCttggttttgtttatacatcgtTTCAAGAACGGGCGACCTTCATCTCCCATGGAAATACTGCCCGGCATGCTAAGAAGTATGGAGATCTCAAGTTGGCACAAATATGCGGCATTATTGCATCAGACGAGAAGCGCCATGAAAGAGCATACATTAAGATAGTTGAGAAACTGTTTGAAATCGACCCGGATGGCGCTGTTCTTGCATTTGCTGACATGAtgaagaagaaaatttcaatGCCCGGTCATTTGATCTACGATGGCTACGATGATAAGCTCTTTGAGCACTTCTCATCTGTTGCCCAGAGGTTGGGTGTTTACACAGCTAAGGACTATGCCGACATACTAGAGTTCCTTGTCGCGAGGTGGAAGGTCAGCGAGCTAGCAAACCTCTCCGGGGAAGGTAACAAAGCCCAGGACTTTGTCTGCACTTTAGCTCCAAGGATCAGAAGGCTTGACGAAAGAACTCACGGGAGAGCCAAGAAAACAACAGCAATACCCTTCAGTTGGATCCATGGCAGGGAAGTGCAGCTCTAATTCAGTTGCTGTTCTTAGAGTTCCAAGTAAGTTTTAGCATCAGGTTCATGCTATGATTTTCTTCTGTTGTTTTGATGTCGATCGATTTAGGAAGGGGATACTCTTCCAAGGTATGTTAAATATATCTTATGGCTTGTGCTTAATTCAAACTGTCGAACTATTCTTCTTTGGGGGAGCTTACTAGATTTGTCGAAAGAAAAGGATGTATCCCAAAATATGTCATAGGATTTGCACCAAATCTATAGACTTATTGATGGTTCACCAACCAAAACACAGCAATTCAAAATCGAGATGTATGACAATTGCTACAAAAATGACACAAAACTTGAGAACAATGCATACATAAAGACAAGATCACGCCCGTAATTTTATAATGAAATAGTCACTTGCACCAGCCGAAGCACCAATAGCCCTGTTAAAGACAGATTGGGGAAGCTTGAGTAACAATATGATGAGAACAATCTTACTGAGAACACAATGTAGTATAGATGATCCTCGATGTTTGACTAAATCAGAATAGGTTGTATGGCACCTACCGAGGATTTTTGTGCATGTCCATTACAATCAACATGAGTGGTTTCACTAGACATACTGGCAATTGTAGTTGCTCCAGCTTGTTTTTCTTCCCTCACTTTGTCAAATATAACTGTAAAACCGTCAGCTGAAGAAGGATTGCTCACATCCCAATCTCCAAACTTAGGCACGATCGAGCCTCTCTTGATCTTCTAGTTAAACAATTTAGAAAGTTGTTTATATTCTCACACACATTATACTAAGGAAACAGATGTGAAAGGGCTTGCCTTATTATCATCTTCGATACCATTCGTCCTTGATCTCCTTGCAGATTTTGAAATAAATGAACTGCTACTGCTTGACCAACTCTGGTGAAGTGGTGAGTGGCTATTCTTGTAGTTAGACGAACCACTCCTTCTACTAGCCATTCTACGGTGATTGCCTGATGTTTTTTGATCCTCGTGGCGGTGATTAGCTGAAACTACAGTGTGAGATGCAACGTACTGATCGGAATTCAACATGGGCCATGAAGTTGATAAATCTAACCTTCTCTCTTTATGTGCACCTCATCCTTGAGCTTTGTGGCCTCCGAATAACTTGCGGTTGCAGGTGATTGTGCGAGTGACATATTGGCGGAAAATGCTTCGGGATTGTCATAGGGGTCGTGTGGATTGATCATTTCCCTTTCAGTTCTACTACCCTTGCGAACATCGTCAAAACATTGAGAATAAGGAAAAGTTCTATCCCAATTCCCAAATTTAGGAATAAGAGTGTTTTCCTGCAAAGAATAGAAGCCAATTGCTTCatttcatctttaatatatagAACAGCATAGAACCCTGATCGTCTCTACAATATATAATTCACATCGCGAGAGATGACTCACCGACATTGAGAGAGCCGTCGACtcaaaaaaattaaacaagtaggGAAGAAGAGCGTCTCAACGGCGTAAAGGAGCCGCCTTTCTGCTTCCGCTCGCCTCGACGTCTTCCTCTTCCCTTGGAGGAACGCAGTGGGCCTGCCGGCAAGCAGCAGAGAAGTGTAGCGAAGAGAAGGTGAGTTGACTCGGTGACGAGGAACCACCGAGTTCGACTCGGAGCGGCCCCTTTTATAGCATTTCAAGAAAAATAATGCAATGCAATTCCTTCGACAGAAAGAAAAGTGTTGAGAAAattgtattttatatatatttctctGGAAGGACAGTTGGTGAATAAGTAaagtatttatttttctttcttaatAGTGGTTCACTAAAATAGGAGGAAGATTTTATCATAATTTTCTTGCATATTTGTAAATCAATTAGTATTGTGTTTTCTAAGAAGGCAACTAATTATCATTATCACAAATAATCTGGGAAGATGAAAAGTAACGAGAATTCGGACAAAATGGCATTACAtagatataattaaaaaaataattaagcgtTGAACCTAGGTGATCTGTCTTAGTAAAGTTTTCCATAGGTAGAAAGTACATATCTATCCTGACAGTCAGATTCTGAGATTTACTGGTTGAGTCTTGAAATTTAGATTTCTGATCTATCATGGAAGGCTTTAATCGTGACACCCTGCCCTTACAATAACATCATATTATGTTCCACCTTCACCTTTAGCACCCTGTCAATTCATCTCTAGATTAATATTGAGTAAGTAAATTAAGAATAACTATTAGTCTAAGACACTTCAAGTTTTGATCTAAAATCTATGACTTAATCACTGCACCGTCTAAGGGAACGACAACATCATATTAGACATGACTGTAGAAAGGAGTGATGGGCGGAGTTGTGTCTGCGGCCGGAGTCAGGAGAATGGGAGGAGGCATTAGAACTTAGAAGATGTCGAGGATCTCAAGGATTTCGCGGTTGCAGAGAGGGCAGCTGCCACGGCTGATCCAGAGCTCGCGGGAGCAGGTGCGGCAGAAGGTGTGGCCGCAGGGAATAAATGCGGCTCCTTTGTGTCTCACCATGCACACGCAGCACATGTACGACATGACCCCGCCGCCGCTCTCGGCCTCGGCCTCCATCACCGCCTCCACCGCGGCTGCCGCCATGGGTAACCTCTCCCTCTCGCTTCCGCTCCATTGACGGTCGGTTTGCTCCAGTAACGCCATCAAGGACACTCTAGCCGGCTCCTCTGCCTCCTCCTCGGGCACAGCAGCTGGGATTGGCGACACCGCAGCACCGCTCGAATCGGCCGAGGGAACTTCCGGTTGTGATGTGGCCTCTACCGCCACGACAGTGGGTTCTGGGACGGCGAGATCTGAGTTAAGGTTGGAGCGTGAGGGGGAAGGGGAGTCGACGGGGTCGGGGTTCGAGATCGGGAGAAGCTGGTCAGGGGAGGCGGCGCCGTCACTTTGGAGGCGGAAGCGGTCCCTCAAAGTCTTCCATGAGGCGCCGTTACTGGAGTCCCCTTCCGCCGCCACGCTACTCGCCTCGTGCTCCTGTAGGATGACACCGAGAAGCGTCCTTCCGCTGGCGTCATGTCCGCCACCGGCGGCAGAATATTCCCCCTTTTCGCACCTGATAACCGACTCCAGCGTCAACGATTCGCGGCCGGAGAGGCGcgtcgcctcctcctcctcccgtaGCTTTAGGAGGTCTCCGAGACTAGATGAATCATTGATGGATAATTGCTCCGACAGCGTCACGCTTCGCCGAATCTCCCTCCACTCCATCTAAAGATCCACTCTTGATCACCGATCTCCA from Zingiber officinale cultivar Zhangliang chromosome 4A, Zo_v1.1, whole genome shotgun sequence includes the following:
- the LOC121971141 gene encoding stearoyl-[acyl-carrier-protein] 9-desaturase, chloroplastic-like, encoding MAFRLTSLKEPFLCFTLWGKRNAELRRVPMTSTIPSAVAKVETPKKLFTPRAVHVQITHSLPPQKIEIFKSLEGWAEENILVHLKPVEKCWQPQDFLPDPSSEGFNEEVKELRERCKEIPDDYFVCLVGDMITEEALPTYQTMLNTYDGVRDETGASLTSWALWTRAWTAEENRHGDLLNKYLYLSGRVDMKQIEKTIQYLIGSGMDPRTENNPYLGFVYTSFQERATFISHGNTARHAKKYGDLKLAQICGIIASDEKRHERAYIKIVEKLFEIDPDGAVLAFADMMKKKISMPGHLIYDGYDDKLFEHFSSVAQRLGVYTAKDYADILEFLVARWKVSELANLSGEGNKAQDFVCTLAPRIRRLDERTHGRAKKTTAIPFSWIHGREVQL
- the LOC121971143 gene encoding RPM1-interacting protein 4-like isoform X1, whose translation is MSENTLIPKFGNWDRTFPYSQCFDDVRKGSRTEREMINPHDPYDNPEAFSANMSLAQSPATASYSEATKLKDEVHIKREANHRHEDQKTSGNHRRMASRRSGSSNYKNSHSPLHQSWSSSSSSFISKSARRSRTNGIEDDNKKIKRGSIVPKFGDWDVSNPSSADGFTVIFDKVREEKQAGATTIASMSSETTHVDCNGHAQKSSGYWCFGWCK
- the LOC121971142 gene encoding baculoviral IAP repeat-containing protein 7-like, whose amino-acid sequence is MEWREIRRSVTLSEQLSINDSSSLGDLLKLREEEEATRLSGRESLTLESVIRCEKGEYSAAGGGHDASGRTLLGVILQEHEASSVAAEGDSSNGASWKTLRDRFRLQSDGAASPDQLLPISNPDPVDSPSPSRSNLNSDLAVPEPTVVAVEATSQPEVPSADSSGAAVSPIPAAVPEEEAEEPARVSLMALLEQTDRQWSGSERERLPMAAAAVEAVMEAEAESGGGVMSYMCCVCMVRHKGAAFIPCGHTFCRTCSRELWISRGSCPLCNREILEILDIF
- the LOC121971143 gene encoding RPM1-interacting protein 4-like isoform X2 → MSENTLIPKFGNWDRTFPYSQCFDDVRKGSRTEREMINPHDPYDNPEAFSANMSLAQSPATASYSEATKLKDEVHIKREANHRHEDQKTSGNHRRMASRRSGSSNYKNSHSPLHQSWSSSSSSFISKSARRSRTNGIEDDNKIKRGSIVPKFGDWDVSNPSSADGFTVIFDKVREEKQAGATTIASMSSETTHVDCNGHAQKSSGYWCFGWCK